From Providencia sp. R33, a single genomic window includes:
- the pyrG gene encoding glutamine hydrolyzing CTP synthase, with protein sequence MKTNYIFVTGGVVSSLGKGIAAASLAAILEARGLNVTIMKLDPYINVDPGTMSPTQHGEVFVTEDGAETDLDLGHYERFIRTKMTRRNNFTTGRVYSEVLRKERRGDYLGATIQVIPHITNEIKDRIIRGGEGHDVVLVEVGGTVGDIESLPFLEAIRQMAAEVGRERTLYLHLTLVPYLAAAGEVKTKPTQHSVKELLSIGIQPDVLICRSDRVIPANERAKIALFCNVPEKAVISLKDVDSIYKIPALLKSQGLDEYICSRFHIDVPEANLSEWEQVIYEEANPAGEVTIGMVGKYVELPDAYKSVIEALKHGGLKNRLTVNIKLIDSQDIETRGVELLKGLDAILVPGGFGERGVEGKILTAQYARENKIPYLGICLGMQVALIEFARNVANMADANSTEFKADCKFPVVALITEWRDEEGNVEVRSEESDLGGTMRVGGQQCHLVNGSLVRDMYGSDTIVERHRHRYEVNNLLLKRIEDAGLKIAGRSVDNKLVEIIENPNHPWFVACQFHPEFTSTPRDGHPLFAGFVKAAGKYQKGELK encoded by the coding sequence ATGAAAACTAACTATATTTTTGTGACCGGCGGGGTCGTATCCTCTCTGGGTAAAGGCATTGCCGCAGCCTCGTTGGCGGCTATACTCGAAGCCCGTGGACTCAATGTAACGATTATGAAACTGGATCCCTACATCAACGTAGACCCAGGTACAATGAGCCCAACCCAACACGGGGAAGTTTTCGTTACAGAAGACGGCGCTGAAACTGACTTGGATTTGGGTCATTATGAGCGTTTCATCCGTACTAAAATGACACGTCGTAACAACTTTACGACAGGCCGTGTCTACTCTGAAGTTCTGCGCAAAGAGCGCCGTGGCGACTATTTAGGCGCTACTATCCAAGTAATCCCTCATATCACTAATGAAATCAAAGACCGTATCATCCGCGGTGGTGAAGGTCATGATGTTGTTCTCGTTGAAGTTGGCGGAACTGTAGGTGATATCGAATCCCTGCCATTCTTAGAAGCTATTCGTCAAATGGCGGCGGAAGTGGGCCGTGAACGCACACTATACTTGCACTTAACCTTAGTGCCATACCTTGCAGCTGCGGGTGAAGTAAAAACCAAGCCAACACAACATTCTGTGAAAGAATTGCTGTCCATTGGTATTCAACCTGACGTATTAATTTGCCGTTCAGACCGTGTGATCCCTGCAAATGAACGTGCGAAAATCGCGTTATTCTGTAATGTTCCAGAAAAAGCGGTTATCTCACTAAAAGACGTTGATTCTATTTATAAAATCCCAGCTTTGTTAAAATCTCAAGGTTTGGATGAATACATCTGTAGCCGTTTCCATATCGATGTGCCTGAAGCGAATCTGTCCGAGTGGGAACAAGTTATTTACGAAGAAGCTAATCCAGCGGGTGAAGTCACCATTGGGATGGTAGGTAAATACGTTGAGCTACCAGATGCATATAAATCTGTTATCGAAGCACTGAAACACGGTGGCTTGAAAAACCGTTTAACGGTGAATATCAAGTTAATCGACTCGCAAGATATCGAAACGCGTGGTGTTGAATTACTGAAAGGTCTGGACGCAATTTTAGTACCAGGCGGTTTTGGTGAACGTGGTGTAGAAGGGAAAATTCTGACGGCACAATATGCACGTGAGAACAAAATTCCTTATTTAGGTATTTGTTTGGGTATGCAAGTTGCTCTGATTGAATTTGCACGTAATGTTGCCAACATGGCAGATGCAAACTCAACAGAATTCAAAGCAGATTGTAAATTCCCAGTTGTTGCGCTGATTACAGAATGGCGTGACGAAGAGGGTAACGTTGAAGTGCGTTCTGAAGAGAGCGACCTTGGCGGTACAATGCGTGTTGGTGGCCAGCAGTGTCATTTAGTGAATGGCAGCTTAGTCCGTGATATGTATGGTTCTGATACCATCGTTGAACGTCACCGTCACCGTTATGAAGTGAATAATTTATTACTGAAACGCATTGAAGATGCGGGCCTGAAAATTGCGGGTCGTTCAGTAGATAACAAGCTGGTGGAAATTATTGAAAACCCAAATCACCCTTGGTTTGTGGCTTGCCAATTCCACCCAGAGTTCACTTCGACCCCAAGAGATGGTCACCCGTTATTTGCAGGTTTTGTTAAAGCCGCTGGTAAGTACCAGAAAGGTGAGTTGAAATAA
- the eno gene encoding phosphopyruvate hydratase: MSKIVKVIGREIIDSRGNPTVEAEVHLEGGFVGLAAAPSGASTGSREALELRDGDKARFLGKGVLKAVGAVNGPIADALIGKDAKDQANIDKIMIDLDGTENKSKFGANAILAVSLANAKAAAAAKGMPLYEHISDLNGTHGQYSMPLPMMNIINGGEHADNNVDIQEFMIQPVGAPTLKEAVRMGSEIFHHLAKVLKSKGMNTAVGDEGGYAPNLESNAAALAAIKEAVEQAGYVLGKDVTLAMDCAASEFFNAETGNYELKGEGKTFTSEEFTHYLEELTKQYPIVSIEDGLNESDWDGFAYQTKVLGDKIQLVGDDLFVTNTKILKEGIDKGIANSILIKFNQIGSLTETLAAIKMAKDAGYTAVISHRSGETEDATIADLAVGTAAGQIKTGSMSRSDRVAKYNQLIRIEEALGNSAPFNGLKEVKGQA, from the coding sequence ATGTCCAAAATTGTTAAAGTGATCGGCCGTGAAATCATTGATTCTCGTGGTAACCCAACTGTTGAAGCTGAAGTTCACTTAGAAGGTGGATTTGTTGGTTTAGCAGCTGCACCATCAGGTGCATCTACAGGTTCTCGTGAAGCTCTGGAACTGCGTGACGGTGATAAAGCACGTTTCCTGGGTAAAGGTGTTCTGAAAGCTGTTGGTGCAGTTAATGGCCCAATCGCAGACGCCCTAATCGGTAAAGATGCAAAAGATCAAGCAAACATCGATAAAATCATGATTGACCTTGATGGCACTGAAAACAAATCTAAATTTGGTGCGAACGCAATTCTGGCTGTTTCTTTAGCAAACGCAAAAGCAGCAGCAGCGGCAAAAGGTATGCCTCTGTATGAGCATATTTCTGACCTGAACGGAACTCACGGCCAATATTCTATGCCTCTGCCAATGATGAATATCATCAACGGTGGTGAGCACGCAGATAACAACGTTGATATCCAAGAGTTCATGATCCAACCTGTTGGCGCACCAACGCTGAAAGAAGCAGTTCGCATGGGTTCTGAAATTTTCCATCACTTAGCGAAAGTACTGAAATCTAAAGGTATGAACACCGCTGTTGGTGATGAAGGTGGTTATGCACCTAACTTAGAATCTAACGCAGCAGCGTTAGCCGCTATCAAAGAAGCGGTTGAGCAAGCGGGTTACGTATTAGGTAAAGACGTGACTTTAGCGATGGACTGTGCAGCATCTGAGTTCTTCAACGCAGAAACAGGTAACTATGAACTGAAAGGCGAAGGCAAAACCTTTACTTCAGAAGAGTTCACCCACTACTTAGAAGAACTGACTAAACAGTACCCAATCGTGTCTATCGAAGATGGCCTGAATGAGTCTGATTGGGATGGTTTCGCATACCAAACTAAAGTTCTTGGTGACAAAATCCAACTGGTTGGTGACGACCTGTTTGTAACTAACACTAAGATCCTGAAAGAAGGTATCGATAAAGGCATCGCTAACTCTATCCTGATTAAATTCAACCAGATCGGTTCTTTAACTGAAACTCTGGCTGCAATTAAAATGGCGAAAGATGCTGGCTATACAGCGGTTATCTCTCACCGTTCAGGTGAAACTGAAGATGCAACTATCGCTGACTTAGCGGTTGGTACTGCAGCAGGTCAAATCAAAACAGGTTCTATGAGCCGTTCTGACCGTGTTGCTAAATACAACCAGTTAATCCGTATTGAAGAAGCTCTCGGTAACAGCGCACCATTCAACGGTTTAAAAGAAGTTAAAGGCCAAGCATAA
- the dgt gene encoding dGTPase, giving the protein MGEINFLKKLSFQRNYMSSAKNQKVSPQDEDAVNRLFESDRGRIINSAAIRRLQQKTQVFPLEQNAAVRSRLTHSLEVQQVGRYISKTVLGELKKKKLLETYGLDERCDAFESLVEMSCLMHDIGNPPFGHFGEAAIQRWFSKLLSPDYVYSPDTPDPCQIQALQLTGNEKQDLFRRQLKKDLCSFEGNAQGLRMAHRLLKLNLTYAQIGAILKYTRGAYDLEPIPAEFDYLMKKPGYYWSEADFVSELTKKLDMEKYCRFPLSYIMEAADDISYCIADLDDAAEKGIFTVEQLIDYLRTEWGEVEQNDLFDQTIMRAYNNISDNHTRRIQQDQFFMYLRVNITGKLAHYSAQRFIKNLPEIYHGNFNSALLEDKSPEHRLLKVLKTVAFKHVFNHHEVEQLELQGYKIISGLLDFYSPLLMMSRTDFADLVEKNYHKHFFIETRLFHKLSNKHRLSYNEALEKVSATNEVDKSILEFYYRARLIQDYISGMTDHYAYEEYRKFMVSN; this is encoded by the coding sequence GTGGGTGAGATTAATTTTCTAAAGAAACTGAGCTTTCAACGTAACTACATGAGCAGTGCTAAAAACCAGAAAGTCTCACCGCAGGATGAAGACGCCGTAAACCGCTTATTTGAAAGTGACCGCGGGCGTATTATTAACTCCGCCGCTATTCGTCGTTTACAACAAAAAACACAAGTTTTTCCATTAGAACAAAATGCAGCTGTGCGCAGCCGTCTAACGCATTCGCTCGAGGTTCAGCAGGTTGGGCGCTACATTAGTAAAACTGTACTTGGTGAGTTGAAAAAGAAAAAGTTGTTAGAAACCTATGGCTTAGATGAGCGTTGTGATGCTTTTGAAAGCCTAGTGGAAATGTCCTGCTTAATGCACGATATAGGCAATCCACCTTTCGGGCACTTTGGTGAAGCTGCTATTCAACGTTGGTTTAGTAAGCTACTTTCCCCTGATTACGTTTATTCACCTGACACGCCTGACCCTTGCCAAATTCAAGCATTGCAATTAACGGGGAATGAGAAACAAGATCTTTTTCGCCGCCAATTAAAAAAGGATTTATGTTCATTCGAAGGGAATGCGCAAGGTTTGCGAATGGCTCACCGCTTGCTGAAACTTAACCTAACCTATGCACAAATTGGCGCTATCTTGAAATATACGCGTGGCGCTTATGATTTAGAACCCATTCCCGCAGAATTCGACTATTTGATGAAAAAGCCTGGGTATTACTGGTCTGAAGCAGATTTTGTCAGTGAGCTCACAAAAAAACTCGATATGGAGAAATACTGTCGCTTTCCACTTTCGTATATTATGGAGGCGGCTGATGATATCTCTTATTGCATCGCCGATTTGGATGATGCTGCAGAGAAAGGAATATTTACCGTTGAACAATTGATTGATTATTTGCGCACAGAGTGGGGGGAGGTTGAACAGAATGATTTATTCGACCAAACCATTATGCGTGCTTATAACAATATTAGTGATAATCACACAAGGCGTATTCAGCAAGACCAGTTCTTTATGTACTTACGCGTTAATATTACTGGCAAATTAGCACACTATAGCGCTCAACGTTTTATTAAAAATCTCCCTGAGATCTACCATGGTAATTTCAATAGCGCGCTATTAGAAGACAAAAGCCCAGAGCACCGCTTGCTGAAAGTGTTGAAAACCGTTGCTTTTAAACATGTGTTTAATCATCACGAAGTCGAACAACTAGAGTTACAAGGTTATAAGATTATCAGTGGGTTACTCGATTTTTATAGCCCCTTATTGATGATGAGTCGAACTGACTTTGCAGATTTAGTCGAAAAAAATTACCACAAACACTTTTTTATTGAAACGCGGTTATTCCATAAGTTATCCAACAAGCACCGTTTATCCTACAATGAGGCGCTTGAGAAAGTGTCTGCAACGAATGAAGTGGATAAATCTATTCTTGAATTTTATTACCGAGCTCGTTTGATCCAAGACTATATTAGCGGGATGACAGATCACTACGCCTATGAAGAATATAGAAAATTTATGGTGAGTAATTAA
- the btuF gene encoding vitamin B12 ABC transporter substrate-binding protein BtuF has translation MKKLTVYLSQLITLLLACFISFSALSEPKQRVISLSPANTELAYAAGLGDNLIAVSAYSDHPEQAKKLEQVSDWQGVNVERIIALKPDLILAWRGGNPQRPLDQLASFGIPIVYFDPQTIDEVIDAVNELSQYSPKPELAQQNVDAMRARLTPYQPPQKTNVKTKKVFIQLGTQPLFSAGNHTLQNDVVKFCGGENIFANSAVQWPQVSREQVLTRNPDVIIMTGSAEQENVVRDFWHSQLDVPIIRLNEDWFHRAGPRIIDATEQLCGQLNALSN, from the coding sequence ATGAAAAAATTAACCGTCTATTTATCTCAACTTATTACTTTATTACTGGCTTGTTTTATCTCATTTTCTGCTTTGTCTGAGCCAAAACAGCGCGTAATTAGCCTATCCCCTGCAAATACAGAGCTTGCCTATGCCGCTGGGTTAGGTGACAACTTGATTGCGGTCAGTGCTTATTCAGATCACCCTGAGCAGGCAAAAAAACTGGAGCAAGTTTCTGATTGGCAAGGGGTTAATGTCGAACGTATTATCGCGCTTAAACCTGACTTGATTTTGGCATGGCGAGGAGGAAATCCACAGCGGCCACTTGATCAGCTAGCGTCCTTTGGTATTCCCATTGTCTATTTTGACCCACAAACCATTGATGAAGTCATTGATGCAGTCAATGAATTATCCCAATATAGCCCTAAACCTGAATTGGCTCAGCAAAATGTTGATGCTATGCGAGCTAGGCTGACACCTTATCAGCCCCCCCAAAAAACAAACGTCAAAACCAAGAAGGTCTTTATTCAGCTAGGAACTCAACCTTTATTCAGTGCAGGTAATCATACTTTGCAAAATGATGTCGTGAAATTTTGTGGTGGGGAAAACATTTTTGCTAACAGCGCCGTACAATGGCCACAAGTTAGCCGTGAGCAAGTGCTCACCCGCAATCCTGATGTGATTATAATGACGGGTTCAGCTGAACAGGAAAACGTTGTCAGAGATTTTTGGCATTCACAATTGGATGTGCCAATCATTCGTTTAAATGAAGACTGGTTCCACCGCGCAGGCCCACGAATTATCGACGCCACCGAACAACTCTGCGGACAGTTAAATGCCTTATCCAATTGA
- the mtnN gene encoding 5'-methylthioadenosine/S-adenosylhomocysteine nucleosidase, with translation MKVGIIGAMEQEVAILRSQIEGCQTISRAGCEIYTGKINGVDVALLKSGIGKVAAAIGTTLLLEHCQPDVVINTGSAGGLDPRLNVGDIVVSTEVRYHDADVTAFGYEPGQMAQCPPAFVADSKLIDIAEQCIQLLDMNAVRGLVCSGDAFINGAEPLARIKATFPQVAAVEMEATAIGQVCHQFGVPFVVVRAISDVADKESHTSFDEFLPVAARQSSLMINAILAKLA, from the coding sequence ATGAAAGTTGGGATCATTGGTGCGATGGAGCAAGAAGTTGCCATTTTGCGCTCACAAATTGAAGGCTGCCAAACCATTAGCCGTGCAGGCTGTGAAATTTACACGGGCAAAATTAATGGTGTTGATGTCGCACTATTAAAATCAGGTATCGGTAAAGTTGCTGCCGCCATTGGTACAACGTTATTGTTAGAGCATTGCCAGCCTGATGTGGTGATTAACACAGGCTCTGCGGGCGGGTTAGACCCTCGCTTAAATGTGGGGGATATCGTCGTATCTACCGAAGTGCGTTATCACGATGCCGATGTCACCGCATTTGGCTATGAACCGGGTCAGATGGCGCAGTGCCCACCAGCATTTGTTGCTGATAGCAAACTGATTGACATTGCTGAACAATGCATTCAGTTACTCGATATGAATGCAGTTCGTGGCTTAGTGTGCAGTGGTGATGCTTTTATCAATGGCGCAGAGCCGTTGGCACGCATCAAAGCGACCTTCCCGCAAGTTGCGGCCGTTGAAATGGAAGCCACTGCGATTGGTCAGGTTTGCCATCAATTCGGCGTACCCTTTGTTGTGGTTCGCGCAATTTCCGATGTCGCAGATAAAGAATCGCACACCAGCTTTGACGAATTTCTTCCTGTTGCAGCTCGACAGTCTTCACTGATGATCAATGCAATTTTAGCCAAGCTGGCTTAA
- the erpA gene encoding iron-sulfur cluster insertion protein ErpA encodes MSDDAALPLQFTDAAAIKVKDLVSDENNPNLRLRVYITGGGCSGFQYGFTFDDQINDGDMTIEKQGVALVVDPMSLQYLVGGSVDYTEGLEGSRFIVTNPNAKSTCGCGSSFSV; translated from the coding sequence ATGAGTGATGATGCAGCTCTGCCATTGCAATTTACTGATGCGGCAGCAATTAAAGTTAAAGATTTAGTCTCTGATGAGAACAACCCAAATCTGCGTCTGCGTGTTTATATCACTGGTGGCGGATGTAGCGGTTTCCAGTATGGCTTCACCTTCGATGACCAAATCAACGACGGCGATATGACCATTGAAAAACAAGGCGTTGCATTAGTAGTCGACCCAATGAGCCTGCAATATTTGGTGGGTGGAAGTGTTGACTATACAGAAGGCTTAGAAGGTTCTCGTTTTATTGTTACGAATCCAAATGCTAAGTCGACTTGTGGATGTGGTTCGTCTTTTAGCGTCTAA
- the rlmD gene encoding 23S rRNA (uracil(1939)-C(5))-methyltransferase RlmD — translation MAQFYSPNRRTTPRRQLTVVADSLDAAGQGVARLDGKTIFVADLLPGEEAQIELTEDKRSFAKAKVVKRLSTSPQRVKPQCRYFEQCGGCQQQHIDIELQRKSKAEALQYLMMRETGVDKSAAPVMSGESYGYRRRARLGLQYQPKNQRLVMGFRQTQSNTLVDIKNCPVLAPELDALLKPLSECLNQLSIKPKLGHVELIHADNSNIIMIRHLVPFSHADKQKLSDFENQYGVSIWLAGNDNALETLTANSPMPEYQVAGEVLKFNPLNFIQVNGQVNQLMVAQALAWLDLTDEDRVLDLFCGMGNFTLPIARLAKSVVGVEGVENLVEQARNNAQLNTISNATFYNENLEAEIHTQPWAAQGFNKVLLDPARAGAAGVMEHLIKLMPEKIVYVSCNPTTLARDSKVLLDTGYQLLHLRMLDMFPHTSHLESMALFIRRPEH, via the coding sequence ATGGCTCAATTTTACTCTCCGAACCGCCGCACCACTCCACGCCGTCAACTTACGGTTGTTGCTGATAGCTTAGATGCCGCAGGGCAAGGTGTTGCACGTCTTGATGGAAAAACAATTTTTGTTGCGGATTTATTGCCTGGGGAAGAGGCGCAAATTGAGCTAACGGAAGATAAACGCAGTTTTGCAAAAGCAAAAGTGGTTAAACGCTTATCAACAAGCCCGCAGCGGGTAAAACCTCAATGCCGTTATTTTGAACAGTGTGGTGGCTGCCAACAGCAACATATTGATATTGAATTACAAAGAAAAAGTAAGGCTGAAGCTTTACAATATTTAATGATGAGAGAAACAGGGGTTGATAAAAGCGCAGCGCCAGTGATGAGTGGTGAATCTTATGGTTATCGACGTCGTGCGCGTTTAGGACTGCAATATCAGCCTAAAAATCAACGGCTAGTGATGGGTTTTCGCCAAACACAATCGAACACACTCGTTGATATTAAAAATTGCCCTGTGTTAGCACCAGAGCTGGATGCCTTACTTAAGCCGCTTTCTGAATGCCTTAACCAACTGAGTATTAAGCCAAAATTAGGCCATGTTGAGCTTATTCATGCAGATAACAGCAATATCATCATGATACGTCATTTAGTGCCTTTTTCTCATGCAGATAAACAGAAACTTAGTGATTTTGAAAACCAATATGGTGTGTCTATTTGGTTGGCAGGGAATGATAACGCACTAGAGACTTTGACGGCGAACTCACCAATGCCTGAATACCAAGTTGCAGGTGAAGTGCTTAAATTTAACCCATTGAACTTTATCCAAGTCAATGGGCAAGTAAATCAACTGATGGTGGCACAAGCGTTAGCATGGTTAGATCTAACCGATGAAGATAGGGTATTAGACCTTTTTTGCGGAATGGGTAATTTTACGCTGCCAATAGCGCGATTAGCTAAATCGGTTGTTGGGGTTGAAGGTGTCGAAAATTTAGTCGAACAGGCACGAAACAACGCTCAGCTCAATACTATTTCTAATGCGACCTTCTATAATGAAAACCTAGAAGCCGAAATTCATACGCAACCGTGGGCAGCTCAAGGGTTCAATAAAGTCTTATTAGACCCTGCGCGAGCAGGAGCGGCGGGCGTGATGGAACATTTAATTAAACTGATGCCCGAAAAAATTGTCTATGTTTCTTGTAACCCCACGACCTTAGCAAGGGACAGTAAAGTTTTGCTTGATACGGGGTATCAATTATTACATTTGCGGATGTTAGACATGTTTCCGCACACTAGCCATTTAGAATCAATGGCACTATTTATCCGTCGACCAGAGCATTAA
- the relA gene encoding GTP diphosphokinase, translating to MVAVRSAHLTPAGEFAPEKWVGGLGLSNKQSEEKLIHTWQFCHDKLAGQEIGPLLLWRGIEMTEILSTLSMDIGSLQAALLFPLVEEGKLEEQEVIDEFGNSIHELVKGVLEMDAIRQLKATQSSETSSVQVDNIRRMLLSMVEDFRCVVIKLAERIAHLREVKDATEDERVLAAKECSNIYAPLANRLGIGQLKWELEDFCFRYLHPDEYKKIAKLLHERRIDREDYIDNFVGTLRKYMLKENIQADIYGRPKHIYSIWRKMKKKSLAFDELFDVRAVRIVVERLQDCYAALGIVHTHFRHLPDEFDDYVANPKPNGYQSIHTVVLGPNGKTLEIQIRTRQMHEDAELGVAAHWKYKEGATGIGKGSSYENRIAWLRKLIAWQEEMADSGEMLDEVRSQVFDDRVYVFTPKGDVVDLPAGSTPLDFAYHIHSDVGHRCIGAKISGRIVPFSYQLQMGDQIEIITQKHPNPSRDWLNPNLGYVTTSRGRAKIQNWFRKQDRDKNILAGRQILDSELSQLDISLREAEKLLIARYNVHSLDEVLAGIGGGDIRINQLVNFLQSKFNKATAEEEDRAALKTLENKSSVPRAPSHSSGRVVVEGVGNLMHHIARCCQPIPGDEIVGFITKGRGISIHSVDCEQLAELQSHAPERVIDAVWGENYSSGYSLVVRVVANDRSGLLRDITTILANEKVNVLGVSSRSDVKQQLATIDMTVEIYNIEVLGRVLAKLNQLADVIEAKRHSQ from the coding sequence ATGGTTGCAGTAAGAAGTGCACATCTTACCCCAGCAGGTGAGTTTGCCCCGGAAAAATGGGTAGGCGGTCTGGGTTTGAGCAATAAACAATCAGAAGAAAAGCTCATCCATACCTGGCAGTTTTGTCACGATAAATTAGCAGGCCAAGAAATTGGGCCTTTATTGCTGTGGCGTGGCATTGAGATGACCGAAATTTTATCTACGCTCAGCATGGATATCGGCAGCTTACAAGCAGCATTATTATTTCCATTAGTTGAAGAAGGCAAACTGGAAGAGCAAGAAGTCATTGATGAGTTCGGGAATTCGATTCACGAATTGGTTAAGGGCGTGCTTGAAATGGATGCCATTCGCCAATTAAAAGCGACTCAATCAAGTGAAACCAGCTCCGTCCAAGTCGATAATATCCGTCGCATGTTATTGTCGATGGTGGAAGATTTTCGCTGTGTCGTCATCAAGTTAGCAGAGCGTATCGCGCATTTACGTGAAGTCAAAGATGCTACGGAAGATGAACGCGTATTAGCCGCAAAAGAATGTTCCAATATTTACGCACCATTAGCGAATCGCTTAGGAATAGGGCAATTAAAATGGGAACTAGAGGACTTCTGTTTCCGCTATTTGCACCCTGATGAATACAAAAAAATCGCTAAGTTGCTCCATGAGCGACGTATTGACCGTGAAGATTATATTGATAACTTTGTCGGTACGTTGCGTAAATACATGTTAAAAGAAAACATTCAGGCAGATATTTACGGTCGCCCCAAGCATATCTACAGTATCTGGCGCAAAATGAAGAAAAAATCATTGGCGTTTGATGAGTTGTTCGATGTACGGGCTGTGCGGATTGTGGTTGAACGTTTGCAAGATTGCTATGCAGCGCTGGGAATAGTACATACGCATTTTCGCCATCTTCCTGATGAGTTTGATGACTATGTAGCAAACCCGAAACCGAATGGTTATCAATCAATTCATACCGTCGTGTTAGGCCCTAATGGTAAAACTCTTGAAATTCAAATACGTACTCGCCAGATGCATGAGGATGCTGAACTGGGAGTAGCAGCGCACTGGAAATATAAAGAAGGCGCAACGGGAATTGGTAAGGGAAGCAGTTACGAGAACCGTATTGCATGGCTGCGTAAATTAATCGCATGGCAAGAAGAAATGGCTGACTCAGGTGAAATGCTTGATGAAGTTCGTAGCCAAGTGTTTGATGACCGTGTGTATGTTTTCACACCGAAAGGCGATGTTGTTGATTTACCTGCGGGTTCAACACCACTTGATTTTGCCTACCATATTCATAGCGATGTAGGACATCGATGTATTGGTGCAAAAATTAGTGGTCGGATCGTGCCATTTAGCTATCAGTTGCAAATGGGGGATCAAATTGAAATTATCACTCAGAAACACCCTAACCCTAGCCGTGACTGGTTAAATCCAAACCTAGGTTATGTCACAACAAGCCGTGGGCGTGCAAAAATTCAAAACTGGTTCCGTAAACAAGACAGAGATAAAAACATACTTGCAGGGCGCCAAATTTTAGATAGCGAACTATCTCAACTGGATATTAGTCTGCGTGAAGCGGAAAAACTGCTTATTGCTCGTTATAACGTTCATTCACTGGATGAAGTACTAGCAGGTATTGGTGGTGGTGATATTCGAATTAACCAGTTGGTGAATTTCTTACAAAGTAAATTTAATAAAGCTACTGCGGAAGAAGAAGACCGCGCAGCACTGAAGACATTAGAAAACAAATCTTCAGTACCAAGAGCACCATCTCACAGTAGTGGCCGTGTTGTTGTCGAAGGTGTGGGTAATTTGATGCACCATATTGCAAGGTGCTGCCAACCTATTCCAGGGGATGAAATTGTCGGTTTTATCACCAAAGGGCGCGGGATCTCAATCCACAGTGTCGATTGTGAACAACTGGCGGAGTTACAGAGCCATGCCCCAGAACGTGTAATAGATGCAGTATGGGGTGAAAACTACTCCAGTGGTTATTCTCTTGTGGTCAGGGTAGTCGCAAATGACCGTAGTGGATTACTGCGTGATATCACAACAATCCTCGCCAACGAGAAAGTGAACGTGCTAGGTGTCAGTAGCCGTAGTGACGTTAAGCAGCAGCTAGCAACTATCGATATGACAGTAGAGATTTATAATATCGAGGTGCTAGGCAGGGTGTTAGCGAAGTTGAATCAGTTAGCCGATGTTATTGAGGCCAAACGTCATTCTCAGTGA
- the mazG gene encoding nucleoside triphosphate pyrophosphohydrolase: MSQENRQIERLLSIMAQLRDPKTGCPWDKVQTFKTIAPYTLEETYEVLDAIEREDFSDLKGELGDLLFQVVFYAQMANEKSLFDFNDICQAVSDKLEHRHPHIFDTNNQLSSSEVIEGWEKRKAKERAEKSQFSVLDDIPNSLPALMKAYKIQKRCASVGFDWNTLGPVVGKVHEELEEVMEEATQVVVDQDRLEEEIGDLLFATVNLSRHLGHKPEIALQKACNKFERRFRKIEKSLSESGNSVESATLEEMEALWLQVKSQE; the protein is encoded by the coding sequence ATGAGTCAGGAAAATCGCCAAATCGAACGCTTACTATCCATTATGGCACAGCTTCGCGACCCGAAAACGGGATGCCCATGGGATAAAGTACAAACATTTAAAACGATTGCGCCTTACACACTTGAAGAAACTTACGAAGTACTTGATGCAATAGAACGTGAGGATTTTTCTGACCTAAAAGGTGAACTGGGTGACTTATTATTCCAAGTCGTTTTTTATGCACAAATGGCGAATGAAAAGTCACTCTTTGATTTCAATGATATCTGCCAAGCAGTAAGTGACAAATTGGAGCATCGTCACCCACATATTTTTGATACGAATAATCAACTTTCAAGTTCTGAAGTGATTGAGGGATGGGAAAAGCGTAAAGCAAAAGAACGCGCTGAAAAATCACAATTTTCTGTACTCGATGACATTCCCAACTCACTACCTGCATTGATGAAAGCCTATAAAATTCAAAAACGTTGCGCTTCTGTTGGTTTTGATTGGAATACGCTTGGCCCAGTGGTTGGGAAAGTCCATGAAGAACTCGAAGAAGTCATGGAAGAAGCCACTCAGGTGGTTGTAGACCAAGACCGCCTAGAAGAGGAAATTGGGGATTTACTGTTTGCGACGGTAAATTTGTCTCGTCATCTAGGCCATAAGCCTGAAATAGCGCTGCAAAAAGCTTGTAATAAATTTGAGCGACGTTTTAGGAAAATCGAGAAAAGCTTATCCGAAAGTGGTAATTCTGTAGAAAGTGCTACACTTGAGGAGATGGAGGCGCTCTGGCTGCAGGTTAAAAGCCAAGAATAA